The Amblyomma americanum isolate KBUSLIRL-KWMA chromosome 3, ASM5285725v1, whole genome shotgun sequence genome window below encodes:
- the LOC144125189 gene encoding uncharacterized protein LOC144125189: MFLRRHMLKRMILCTGNEKSSTITFLTAMHMLVSARKQVTPSTIVNCFHHCGFAAGSMQESGDDGSQEPLPAAVRAVHQDFSFADFVEVDSDAAVCGARSDEDIVAEVVGEQSVPEEAEDEDDDEEQEPVRPSAAGVMGALNAARLFFSFEEGEEDSLHRIRALEDRVTIVALREKKQKMITAFFFFGK, translated from the coding sequence ATGTTTCTTAGGCGTCATATGCTCAAGCGCATGATTTTGTGCACGGGAAACGAGAAGAGCAGCACCATCACATTTCTCACAGCAATGCACATGTTGGTGAGTGCACGGAAGCAGGTCACGCCGTccacaattgtgaactgcttccaCCACTGTGGCTTTGCTGCCGGAAGTATGCAAGAAAGTGGCGACGACGGGAGCCAGGAGCCTCTGCCTGCGGCTGTGCGTGCTGTACATCAGGACTTCAGTTTTGCTGATTTTGTTGAAGTAGACAGCGATGCAGCAGTGTGCGGTGCCCGAAGTGATGAGGATATTGTCGCTGAAGTTGTTGGGGAGCAGTCTGTCCCAGAAGaggcagaagacgaggacgacgacgaggagcaaGAGCCCGTGCGTCCGTCTGCGGCAGGAGTTATGGGAGCGCTGAATGCTGCgcgccttttcttcagctttgaagagggggaagaagacTCCCTGCATCGCATTCGtgcgctagaagaccgagtgactattgtagccctcagagagaagaagcagaagatgataacagctttttttttttttggtaaataa